TTTATAATGATTTCTTTCCATCAGCCATCTTGAGTTTTCAACCCGGTACACCCAGGTGCCTACCTCAAAATCTTCCCAATTTTCTCTGGGATCATGATAAGGTGGAATTTCCCCACGGCAGATTCTGATTCCATCCATTTTTTTGAATGGTGATTCCGCCAAACTGTTCATCCTCCGTTTCAACGCAAATGGAAGTTCTATTTTTATCGTATAACGCGGTGGTAATCAGTACTAGATCTACAACTAGGGGGACTTTAATCGCTTGGATATAGGGGTTATGATCAATCATCTATATTTTGTTTTTAGATTTTTAAAAAGCATTTTAAATTTCACCTCCCTATTTCCTGTGTTCACCGAGTTTTTACACCCATTGACCTAAAGTTCATATGCTAAGAAGCTGTTGTGTTATAATTTTGAATCAACAAATAAGAACAACAAGCGATCATGGGAATAGATAAAGATGCACATGATAGCTTGTCACAAATAAAGAACAAATTATTTAGATGAAAAACTAATAAATAAAATAAGCATATTATGAAAACATTAGTAAAAATATTCGTAGCATCAGCTCTGATCGCAATAGGTGCCTTCGCTAAGGCCGCAGATAAACCATCCTTTACGTCGGAGAAAGCTATAGTCAATCTATTCACAGCAGATATTGCTCTTAATCATTATGTTGCGGTTATTACTGAGGGAGAGTCGGCAGGAGTAGATCAATTATTTTCTGCTGATTTCAGTCAAAAAATCCAATCTGGAAATGCAGCGACAAATAACCGTAGTGAAGTAATCAAATTTTTGAAAAAGCAAAAAGGGGAGAAGCTCAACTGTAAGGTAAATACCCAGATCATCGAAGAATCGTTAGATTATATGGTCGCAAAGGTAACTATGCAATTTGCTGATTTTACCAAGACAGATCTCGTGACTTTGGTCAATGAGAACGGAAACTGGAAAGTATCCAGTTCAGTAAATGCATTTAAATAGAACAAAGAATCAATAACTCGTGGTCAGTCAAGTTAGCTCATAGCCTGACTATTAGTGAATCATAAGTTTATAAGTTTAGTTTAGTAGCCACGTCGTGAGATGTGGCTTTTTTGTGCCATTTAGTTTGAAACATTTATATGTTCTTTTTTTACAACTTTATCACTTGGATTTTTGAATTCGAGCACATACTTTCCCGGTCTTAGATAAAGTATCTCTTGTGTGTTTTTTATGAAAAGTTGATCCGCTGGTATACGGTGCCCTTTTTGTTCATTTGCATAAAAGGCTTGGACAAAAAGTCCCTTTTCTTTCTTTTTTGTCTCTAATGGGGTTGCTTTTCGGAGTCCGCCAATAGTTAGATATTCGGGCCGCTTGTTAGGTTTTAAATAGCGCGGATAAATTATTGAAATGTCAACAAACTTATCATGCCATGCGCTGTCATTTTTCAGAGCAATCACAGGATCACTGAATGAATCAAGTTGGTTTACAATCCGAAATTGGCCGGTCTCAAGTTCAGGATGATATTGCTCGATATGTTGGGTCTGTGATATGGTCAGAGGGTTAATATTGGTCATGTCCTTAAAGAATTGAGCCATTTTTTTCCAATCAGTCTTAGATCCTTCGTGGATATGGTCATATCCTGCATAAACGAGTATTTTAGCATCAGGATCAGTTTTCAAAATTTTGGCTAAGTTGACCGCCTGTAACGAATCCCGCAAACGATTACTAGTTGTATTTCTCACAGCTTCGTATTTTACTAATATAAATTGTTCTCGCAAGGCTTCGCGGATCATTTCTGCAAAGAGCGGTTCACGACAATAGAAACCTGCTGTGTCTGTGATATGTTTGGTCTCGTTGATATTTTTATCCATTAGTGCTTCAATTGCGAGATATTTAAAACCCAATTGACGGTACCCATTTAATAATTGTAATACAAAAGCACGGTGATATGGAATATTGTGTGCTTCATTGATCATGACAACCTTTTCATTTTTTGATTGTTGCAAAATGTAGTTTTTAGCGTCGACAAATTGGTGCTGATTGTAAAAGATAGTATCGCAATCAACTTTGTATTCTTTGATCCATTTGACATATTGCTGATCCCAATAGAATCGTGATCTGTTGTAATTTCCTATGGCAGCGTGATAAGTGGATAAAAGTTGATTGAAAAGCCCCCGAGTCCTATCATCCATACTGTCCACGGAAAATTTATTGAATTCCTGTATTACAAATTGGTAGTTTTCCGTATGATTTTTACCGATCTGATTATGTAATTCAAGTAATTTATCGGTCGTGATCTGACCATATCCCCACTGACCAATCAAAATAAATACTAATACTAAATATCTTTTCATAACTAATGTTTTAGTTTTGCATAACTAAGATATTAGTTATAAGTCATGTTTCAAAAAATATCTTCTTATCTGTCTTTTATAAGTTTACTTATAACGCTAATTTAACTTAACAAGATAAATCAAACAACTTGCATGGGGCCTTAATTACAGACACGGACTTTATAAAGTTTCAAGGTCGGTATATATACCTTCTGATTTGGGTTGGTCGCATAGATATTGAATGTCCACCAACTTTCTTCTGCTTTTGTGTATACCAGACGGTTTGTTTTTGCATTCCAGTTTATGGATTTTATATGATGAGCATCAGCTAAGGGTGAGAATGGATCGAATTTGTGTTCTTTTATAGAAAAAATAGCCGCGCCATCTGTAAACGAAACCAGTAAACGATTTTCGTCTATCAGGGAGAGGTCATGTCCGCCTTGTCCGGGAATTTTTATTGTATTGACGAGAGTTAAGCTTTTTTTAGCATCAGTTAATTTATAGGTTCGCAGATCGTCATAGCCAAGTACAAATAATTGCTGTAATCTGTTGTTCCAGACTACACCATGCCCCGAATAGAGTGTGTCTTTGTAGATGGGTTTCTCCGGTTGGTTCAACTGATAAAGCTCCAGAGAGTTCCCTTTTGGATGAGTCGAGTTTGCCACAGCTACAAGGTTTCCGGGGAGTAGGTCCGCTGAATGGGCCATTGGTGTCTTCGCATAGAACTCAATTTTTTTATCGGCGATATTTAATAAGCAGGTTGCACCAGTGGACGATGTAATTAGGATTTTTTTATTCAAAAATACTGGCTTGCATTCATCTATTGACTTGAAATAGTCGCTATATTCCTTCGGTATTTGATTGGCACTTTCTTCGAATTGCCATTTCCAGACCACAGCTGAGCTATCTGAGCCAATTGCTGGATTGATAATAAGTACTTTGTCGTCACCACAGGCAACCCAATATCCCTTAGGGATCTGAGTCAGTTGTTGGCTATTGCCTAGAAAAGGTATTGCTAAGATGATCCACAGCACCAATGTGTCAATTATTCTACCAGGTTTCATACCTCGTTCGGTTTTAATTTCGTATTTAAAGTTAATTAGATAAGTTGTTTGAAAACGAATATGATAACAAAAATAATTAGCTTTACTTATGATCATTGATGTTTTACAGATGAAAGAGATTTATTTTTCGTGCCTCAAACCATATACTGAGGATATCGACCTACTGGAATCCTGCTGGAATGAGGTAATCGTATCATATTCCGATCAACGAAGGGCATATCATACCTTGGTGCATTTGCAGCATTTTAGCAATCAATTAGATCTTTGCAAACATAAGTTGTCAGATTATTCTACCGCCTATCTAGCTATGATTTATCATGATATCGTCTACTTTATGATGGATGGTACTAACGAAGAAAAGAGCGCACTTATTGCTGTGAACCATCTAAATATGCTGCAGTATCCATCCGATTTGATCAGCTTATGTAGCGAGATGATCTTAGCAACAAAGACACATGACAGCAATAGTTCTTCTGATATCAATTACTTTATAGATGCCGATATGTCCATACTAGGGGCTGATAGTGTATCTTATACTAAATACGCTGCTGGAATCCGTAAAGAATATGGTGATTCTATTTATTTTGACCGTGGCAGGAAACAAGTTCTGCAGAGTTTTCTGAATATGGAAAGGATCTTTAAAACAGATCTCTTTTTCGATAGGTATGAAAAACAAGCCCGTGTAAATATTCAACTGGAGATTGACAACTTAGTTTGAATTTCCTGTCGTAGCTTTACCTCCCCATTTCCGCCATTCACCGAGTTTTCCAGTTCATTAGTCTAAAGTTAATAGACTGTGGACCTATTGTGTCGTAGTTTTGAATCAACAAATAAGAACACCACCATTATGAGCATAGATGGAAATGCTCATGATAGCTTCATCACAAATTGAGGAAGAAATTATTTAGATGAAAAAACTAACACAATAGCATAAAGACATTATGAAAACACTAATAAAAACATTCGCAGCAGTCGCTTTAATTGCATTATCTACTTTCGCTATGGCAACTGAAAAAATAGTCGGAAAAACAGAGAAAGCATCAGTTAATCTTTCCACAGCAGGCTTAGCCCTTGACCATTATGTGGCGGTGACAACGAAAGGTGAATCAGCAGGAATAGAGCAGTTGTTTGCTGAGGGTTTCAGCCAAAACGTTCAATCTTCACATACAGCAATCAATAACCGTAGTGCTGTGGTCGATTTTTTCAAAAAACAAAAAGGAGAAAGGTTGAATTGTAATGTGAGCGCCCGGATCATCGAAAAGTCCGCAGACTATATGATCGCAAAAGTAACCATGAAATTTGAAAATTTCACAATGACGGATCTTGTTACTTTGATTCGTGAAGGCGACAGCTGGAAAGTATCCAAATCTATTAACTCGTATAAATAAGCAGGTCGTTTAAAATAAATATATATGTTGGAGAGCCGCATCGCGAGATGTGGCTTTTTAGTCGAGCTGTACCCTTCAAATTACATCTATTTTCTTGCTTAACATATTTATATAGGTTTATTTCCTGCACAATTATCCAAATTAAAAAATGAAGATTTTAACTGTATTGCTTGTCTTGCTTTCTTTTCAGAAATCAGTTGCTCAATCTTATGAACAATTGATGGATCTGGCTAGTACACAAATTAAATTGGAAAAATACAATGAAGCTCTTCTGATTTTTCAAAAAGCTTTTAAAAAACAAGATGATAAAGGCAAATATGATTATGCAAATGCGCTGGTGATTGCGCTACGCTGTGGTAAAACCAACTTGGCAATTGAATGGTTAAATGAAGGCGTTAAATTGGGCTTGGGCGATAATGAACAAGAGCTGTCCTATTTTAAAAATGATTCCATATTTAAATCAATATTACATGACCACACATACAAAAAAATCTTAGCGAAGATGGATGTCCAAATTCAGGAAAAATATAAACTAGACAAAATTTGGCAAGATGAAATTCTATCGAATGTGATCTCAAGAAAACAGGCTTCCTATCAAAATGCACGACAAGGTTTTGCGTTGTATCATATTAATCAAGATGGGCTTGAAATTCCATATCTTGTATTTGTTCCCAAGGGTTACCAGTGCGATACGCCAACAAGGGCTCTTTTTTTCTTACATGGAGGTGTGAGTGCTCATGAAGCATCGTTAACAGTAGACCCTCAGACACGGTTTGAACCTATTTTTACAATTGCTGATAGCACCAATTCGATTGTTATATACCCCTTTCAAAAAGGAAATCCTGGATGGAAGAATTACGACAATTGTTCTGCAATTATTGCGAAGATATTGGACGAGGTTAAGCTTCGCTATTATTTGAATACCAAAACAATTTATTTGGGGGGATTATCAATGGGGGGAAACGTCTGTTATCAGTTTGCTCTGGAACGAAATACTCCGTTCCGAGCATTTTATACGATTTCGGCACGGCCGAAGATTGTTGATTTTGAATCCAAAAACGGAATCTCAGAACTTGCTCATCCAATCTACTCACTACATGCCAAAGACGATAATCTTTATGCCTATGAAGACCTCATGAAAGTGTACCAACAGGTAGAGAAAGAGACTAAAAATTGGGTATTAAAATCTGTGGAAGATGGGGGACATGGGTTTTCATATTTACCTGCAGGTAAAAAATCAACGTTGGAATTTTTCAGAATGATGTTTAATAAAGAAGAGGAGTAATTCCTCTTCTTGCTAGATCCAAATTTTTTACGACAATTGAATTGCTCTTTATAAACTTTCCAATGTATCGGGGATTAACAGCAGTCCCAATTAAACCATATCGATATCGCATTAATATGGCTTGTTTTGAATACTAATTTAGCAAACAGTATTTTAATCTGCTATTAATGTTCCCGGTTGACTCAAAATTTTTCGGTTATCTTTCTCAACATTAAGGGTAATATCCGACGCATTTTTTTCGGCAATAATATTCCGATATATTTTGTAGGTATAGTCCCCGTTTGTGAATGTAATGACATGATTTCCCCCACTTCCGGCAAAATCCAGTTTACCGTTATTCAGCACAATATCAGGTCGCGCGTTTTCTTTGTTGCCAATCTTCCAAGAAGCATATCTATACTTTCCGTTAGCAAGTTCATCTACTCTAATCAGATACTTTTCGGTTCTTATTCTGTATACCGGATTTTTAAATTGCTTTAAAGAGCTGTGTACCTTATTTTTTTGTTGTTGGATCAGTGTTTGTTTTAGTTTTTTTTCAAAAGGGCTCTGATAGTTTATAGCGGTTATTTTCCCCATATCACTGTCTATCCATATCGTACCATTATCGAGCATGATTCCTCGCCACCCCACTTCCGTCCATTGTTCAGTTTTTGAACCTGCAATCAGATCGAGGAGTGCCTGATCAAAGACCTCATGAGACCGTTGCTTAAATTCTTTTGGGGTTTTAATATCTGGAATGGGATTTTCTCGCTTCAAGGGGTAATTTATAATGGTTGAAATCGCATCGAAGTTCTTTTGTTTGAACAGTGAGATCATAGTATTGATCTTGGCTTTTTTTGAAGCGTTAATTTCGGTATCCTGTGCCTGGCCAAAGCCATAAGTCAGTAACATGACAATTAAAAAGCTAAATTTCATCTGTTATTTTGTTATGCTGTATGTATCAGCCATGAAATTACTAAATTGTATTATTAATAATCAATTGAGTTTTCTTCCGCTATTTTATTTATTCCATAAACAATAATGTCTGAGTTATCCTCATCAATTTTACCTACGACCAATTTAAAGCCAACTCGCTCCAGGAGCTTTTTGGATGCTATATTTTCACGATGTGTATACGCTTCAATGTATTCAAATCCTGCTTCGTTGAAAGCATAATCCAGTATTGCCTTTACAGCTTCGCTCATTAATCCTTTCCC
The window above is part of the Sphingobacterium sp. ML3W genome. Proteins encoded here:
- a CDS encoding nuclear transport factor 2 family protein, translated to MKTLVKIFVASALIAIGAFAKAADKPSFTSEKAIVNLFTADIALNHYVAVITEGESAGVDQLFSADFSQKIQSGNAATNNRSEVIKFLKKQKGEKLNCKVNTQIIEESLDYMVAKVTMQFADFTKTDLVTLVNENGNWKVSSSVNAFK
- a CDS encoding dienelactone hydrolase family protein, which produces MKILTVLLVLLSFQKSVAQSYEQLMDLASTQIKLEKYNEALLIFQKAFKKQDDKGKYDYANALVIALRCGKTNLAIEWLNEGVKLGLGDNEQELSYFKNDSIFKSILHDHTYKKILAKMDVQIQEKYKLDKIWQDEILSNVISRKQASYQNARQGFALYHINQDGLEIPYLVFVPKGYQCDTPTRALFFLHGGVSAHEASLTVDPQTRFEPIFTIADSTNSIVIYPFQKGNPGWKNYDNCSAIIAKILDEVKLRYYLNTKTIYLGGLSMGGNVCYQFALERNTPFRAFYTISARPKIVDFESKNGISELAHPIYSLHAKDDNLYAYEDLMKVYQQVEKETKNWVLKSVEDGGHGFSYLPAGKKSTLEFFRMMFNKEEE
- a CDS encoding DUF6528 family protein — protein: MKPGRIIDTLVLWIILAIPFLGNSQQLTQIPKGYWVACGDDKVLIINPAIGSDSSAVVWKWQFEESANQIPKEYSDYFKSIDECKPVFLNKKILITSSTGATCLLNIADKKIEFYAKTPMAHSADLLPGNLVAVANSTHPKGNSLELYQLNQPEKPIYKDTLYSGHGVVWNNRLQQLFVLGYDDLRTYKLTDAKKSLTLVNTIKIPGQGGHDLSLIDENRLLVSFTDGAAIFSIKEHKFDPFSPLADAHHIKSINWNAKTNRLVYTKAEESWWTFNIYATNPNQKVYIPTLKLYKVRVCN
- a CDS encoding nuclear transport factor 2 family protein, producing MKTLIKTFAAVALIALSTFAMATEKIVGKTEKASVNLSTAGLALDHYVAVTTKGESAGIEQLFAEGFSQNVQSSHTAINNRSAVVDFFKKQKGERLNCNVSARIIEKSADYMIAKVTMKFENFTMTDLVTLIREGDSWKVSKSINSYK